A part of Sulfurifustis variabilis genomic DNA contains:
- the merA gene encoding mercury(II) reductase, producing the protein MITRPRRSEDETGTTSGKRAEALRIAIIGSGSAAFACAIRAAEGGARVTLIESGTLGGTCVNVGCVPSKILIRGAHIRHLAAHHPFAGLARQELALDNAARVAQQQARAGELRRTKYQSILDANPNIHLMKGRAHFLEPHALAVTDVAGRERRVTADRILIATGSTPVVPDLPGLAGTPYWTSADALVANALPERLIVLGGSVVAVELAQAFARLSSRVTLLARSTLLSREDPALGASLREAFEAEALRVLTHVRIDRVAFDGHAFRVDLGSEVVRGERLLVATGRAPHTADLALERAGVATGRNGAVVIDDRLRTSAGHIFAAGDCTNLPQFVYVAAAAGTRAAINMLGGDARLDLSTMPAVVFTDPQVATVGLSETQARTQGIAAESRTLDLGQVPRALVNFDTRGFIKLVAEAGSGRLLGAQAFAPQAGEIIQSAALALRAGMTVEALGDQLFPYLTMVEGLKLAAQAFSKDVEHLSCCAG; encoded by the coding sequence ATGATCACTCGGCCGCGACGCAGCGAGGATGAGACCGGCACTACTTCCGGCAAGCGCGCCGAGGCGCTGCGCATCGCCATCATCGGCTCCGGCTCGGCGGCCTTCGCCTGCGCAATCCGCGCGGCCGAGGGCGGCGCCCGCGTGACGCTCATCGAGTCGGGAACGCTCGGCGGCACCTGTGTCAACGTCGGCTGTGTGCCCTCGAAGATCCTGATCCGCGGTGCGCACATCCGTCACCTCGCCGCGCACCACCCCTTCGCCGGCCTCGCCCGGCAGGAACTCGCGCTCGACAATGCCGCGCGCGTGGCGCAGCAGCAAGCGCGCGCGGGTGAGCTGCGCCGGACGAAATACCAGTCGATCCTGGATGCGAACCCGAACATTCATCTAATGAAGGGCCGGGCGCACTTTCTCGAACCCCACGCGCTCGCCGTCACCGATGTCGCGGGCCGCGAGCGGCGGGTCACCGCCGACCGCATCCTCATCGCCACCGGCAGCACGCCGGTCGTCCCCGACTTGCCCGGTCTTGCCGGGACTCCCTACTGGACCTCGGCCGACGCGCTCGTGGCGAACGCGCTTCCCGAGCGGCTGATCGTGCTCGGCGGCTCGGTGGTGGCCGTCGAGCTCGCGCAGGCGTTCGCGCGCCTGAGCAGCCGGGTGACCCTGCTCGCGCGCAGCACCTTGCTCTCGCGCGAGGACCCGGCGCTCGGCGCGTCGCTCAGGGAGGCGTTCGAGGCCGAAGCACTCCGGGTACTCACGCACGTTCGCATCGACCGTGTGGCCTTCGATGGCCATGCCTTCCGCGTGGACCTCGGGAGCGAAGTCGTGCGCGGCGAGCGGCTGCTCGTCGCCACGGGCCGCGCGCCCCACACGGCCGACCTCGCTCTCGAGCGGGCCGGCGTCGCAACCGGGAGGAACGGCGCCGTCGTCATCGACGATCGCCTGCGTACCTCGGCCGGGCATATCTTTGCGGCCGGCGACTGCACGAACCTTCCGCAGTTCGTCTACGTCGCCGCGGCCGCCGGCACGCGTGCGGCGATCAACATGCTCGGCGGCGACGCGCGGCTGGATCTCTCGACGATGCCGGCGGTCGTATTCACCGACCCGCAGGTCGCGACCGTGGGCTTGAGCGAGACCCAGGCGCGAACGCAGGGGATCGCGGCGGAGTCACGGACGCTCGACCTCGGACAGGTGCCGCGCGCGCTCGTGAATTTCGATACCCGCGGCTTCATCAAGCTGGTGGCCGAGGCGGGCTCGGGTCGCCTGTTGGGCGCGCAGGCGTTCGCGCCGCAGGCCGGCGAAATCATCCAGAGCGCGGCGCTCGCCCTGCGCGCAGGAATGACGGTCGAGGCGCTCGGCGACCAGTTGTTCCCTTACCTGACGATGGTCGAGGGACTGAAACTCGCGGCGCAGGCTTTTTCGAAGGACGTGGAGCACCTGTCGTGCTGCGCCGGCTGA
- a CDS encoding YHS domain-containing protein, whose amino-acid sequence MRSMTRYPSISLGGRFFPSSRATHFFRTKERARLTHREAQKVCAGGPRSESDGPNLRGGLRMAMDPVCRMNVVPERAAAEVRYQGEVFYFCSIPCKDAFLANPRMYLERPIAEHPPGYTPRKPNE is encoded by the coding sequence ATGCGCTCCATGACGCGTTACCCGTCGATCTCATTGGGAGGGCGATTTTTTCCGAGTTCCCGCGCCACTCACTTTTTCCGCACGAAAGAAAGAGCGAGACTTACGCACCGTGAGGCACAGAAGGTGTGCGCGGGCGGGCCACGCTCCGAATCTGACGGCCCGAATCTTAGGGGAGGTCTCCGAATGGCTATGGATCCGGTCTGCAGAATGAACGTCGTGCCCGAACGGGCAGCGGCGGAGGTAAGGTATCAGGGCGAAGTGTTCTACTTCTGCTCGATCCCCTGCAAGGACGCGTTCCTTGCCAACCCGCGGATGTACCTCGAGCGTCCGATCGCAGAGCACCCGCCGGGTTACACGCCGCGAAAACCAAACGAATGA
- a CDS encoding mercuric transporter MerT family protein codes for MRTRSNGSGSASLVASLVAGIGASVCCVGPLVLLTAGVGGAWIANLTALEPFRPLFVGAALVFLGLSFRRLYLFPPACEPGTPCADPKRLRRQRAVFWIVTLPLLALLAFPWYAPLFY; via the coding sequence ATGAGAACGCGTTCCAACGGGTCGGGGAGCGCCTCGCTCGTCGCCTCGCTGGTCGCCGGCATCGGTGCCTCGGTCTGCTGCGTCGGGCCGCTGGTGCTGCTCACGGCGGGTGTGGGCGGCGCCTGGATCGCGAACTTGACCGCGCTCGAGCCCTTCCGCCCCCTCTTCGTCGGCGCCGCGCTCGTGTTCCTTGGGCTCTCGTTCCGCAGGCTCTACCTGTTCCCGCCGGCCTGCGAGCCAGGCACGCCGTGCGCGGATCCGAAGCGCCTCCGCAGGCAGCGCGCGGTCTTCTGGATCGTGACGTTGCCGCTCCTCGCGCTGCTCGCCTTTCCCTGGTACGCACCCCTCTTTTATTGA
- a CDS encoding cupredoxin domain-containing protein, whose amino-acid sequence MRKTFAILLFGALPALAYGAGNHSGGHDMHGGHDMGQMKRDGHDMSGMSQMHNTGAGRPGDPAKVSRTIEVTMDDNMRFTPNRIEVKAGETVRFFVRNTGKLQHEFVLGSMAELKEHAAMMRAMPDMKHAEPNMVTLAGGKLGGLVWQFDQAGTVDFACLLPGHLEAGMAGKIKVE is encoded by the coding sequence ATGAGAAAGACATTTGCGATCCTGTTGTTCGGCGCGTTGCCGGCGCTCGCCTACGGTGCCGGCAATCATTCCGGAGGCCATGACATGCACGGCGGCCACGACATGGGCCAGATGAAGCGCGACGGCCACGACATGAGCGGCATGTCCCAGATGCACAACACCGGCGCCGGGCGGCCCGGCGACCCGGCCAAGGTCAGCCGCACGATTGAAGTCACGATGGATGACAACATGCGCTTCACGCCGAACCGCATCGAAGTGAAGGCCGGCGAGACCGTACGCTTCTTCGTGCGCAATACCGGCAAGCTGCAGCACGAATTCGTCCTGGGCTCCATGGCGGAGCTCAAGGAGCACGCGGCCATGATGCGCGCCATGCCGGACATGAAGCACGCCGAGCCCAACATGGTGACGCTTGCGGGCGGCAAGCTTGGCGGCCTCGTCTGGCAGTTCGACCAAGCGGGTACGGTCGATTTTGCGTGCCTCCTGCCAGGACATCTCGAGGCAGGCATGGCGGGGAAAATCAAGGTCGAATGA
- a CDS encoding PAS domain S-box protein produces the protein MALDPSYKELRPEECGTCSFRALFDLAAVGNAEIEPRSGRLLRVNRKLCDFTGYSEAELLSKTFLDLTHPDDRAATIALADEVMAGGATEWQLEKRYVRKDGSVRWAHCIGRLIRDEQGRPLHLIATIQDITERKQGEEALRDSEARYRRLVEMSPDVIFVHRNDRMLYANPACVRFFGARSIEEVLTRAPLDFVHPDHREAVRERIRRASTSSAPNPLSEQKWLALDGSVRMVEVVGASIPWEGRPAVMVIAHDITELRAADRRKDEFLATLAHELRNPLAPIRTGAEIVRLHSGGSARLDWAADLISRQVKHLSHMVDDLLDFSRIAQGRLSLTLEQVDLRDIVWQAVEINRAALDAKGHDLTVEVPERSFFLRGDVPRLVQVVSNLFSNAIKFSPARSRIHVAATREDGKVLLRVRDTGAGIKRELLPHIFDLFVQGERTLERAEGGLGIGLALVKAIVALHGGEVAARSDGPGKGSEFVVRLPLLSPSGIGQPERQPEPSHGPSRNPRRVLLVDDNRDAIESLGYLLERLGHEVRSATDGHEALALARAFQPEVAILDLGLPGLNGYALAEEFRRDAMLASVVLVALTGYGQEVDRQKSRAAGFDLHLLKPIALNDLAPILEGTTPREGRRT, from the coding sequence GTGGCTCTCGATCCGTCGTACAAGGAACTCCGCCCGGAGGAGTGCGGAACCTGCTCGTTTCGTGCGCTCTTCGACCTCGCCGCCGTCGGCAACGCCGAGATCGAGCCCCGGTCGGGGCGTTTGCTGCGCGTCAACCGGAAGCTCTGCGATTTCACCGGCTATTCCGAAGCCGAGCTCCTTAGCAAGACGTTTCTCGATCTCACGCACCCGGACGACCGGGCGGCCACCATCGCCCTGGCCGATGAGGTGATGGCCGGCGGCGCGACCGAGTGGCAACTCGAGAAGCGCTACGTACGCAAGGACGGAAGCGTGCGCTGGGCTCATTGCATCGGTCGACTGATTCGGGACGAGCAAGGTCGCCCGCTTCATCTGATCGCCACCATCCAGGACATCACTGAGCGCAAGCAGGGAGAGGAGGCGCTGCGCGACAGCGAGGCGCGCTACCGCCGCCTGGTCGAGATGAGTCCCGACGTCATCTTCGTCCATCGGAACGACCGGATGCTCTATGCCAACCCCGCGTGCGTGCGCTTCTTCGGCGCGCGCAGCATCGAGGAGGTGCTGACCCGCGCCCCGCTCGATTTCGTGCATCCGGATCATCGCGAAGCGGTGCGCGAGCGGATCAGGCGGGCGAGCACCTCGTCGGCACCCAATCCGCTGAGCGAGCAGAAATGGCTCGCGCTCGACGGCAGCGTGCGCATGGTCGAGGTGGTCGGTGCCTCCATCCCCTGGGAAGGACGGCCGGCCGTCATGGTGATCGCCCACGACATCACCGAGCTGCGGGCCGCCGACCGCCGCAAGGACGAGTTTCTCGCGACGCTCGCCCACGAGCTGCGCAACCCGCTCGCGCCGATCCGTACCGGGGCCGAGATCGTGCGGCTGCACAGCGGGGGCAGCGCGCGGCTCGACTGGGCGGCCGACCTCATCAGCCGCCAGGTGAAACACCTCAGCCACATGGTCGACGATCTGCTGGACTTCTCGCGCATCGCCCAGGGCCGGCTGTCGCTCACCCTCGAGCAAGTCGACCTCCGCGACATCGTCTGGCAGGCGGTCGAGATAAACCGTGCGGCGCTCGACGCCAAAGGCCACGACCTCACGGTGGAAGTGCCGGAGCGGTCCTTCTTCCTCCGCGGCGATGTCCCGCGCCTGGTTCAGGTTGTCTCCAACCTTTTCAGCAATGCCATCAAGTTCAGCCCGGCCCGAAGCAGGATACATGTCGCCGCGACCCGCGAAGACGGAAAGGTGCTCTTGCGGGTCCGCGACACCGGCGCCGGCATCAAGCGCGAGCTCTTGCCGCACATCTTCGATCTCTTCGTTCAGGGCGAGCGCACCTTGGAGCGCGCCGAAGGCGGGCTGGGCATCGGGCTTGCCCTGGTGAAGGCGATCGTCGCGCTGCACGGCGGCGAGGTCGCAGCCAGGAGCGACGGGCCGGGCAAGGGCTCCGAGTTCGTCGTGCGATTGCCGCTCCTGTCGCCCTCCGGTATCGGGCAACCGGAGCGCCAACCGGAGCCGAGCCACGGGCCGAGCCGCAACCCGCGACGCGTCCTCCTCGTCGACGACAACCGGGACGCGATCGAAAGCCTCGGTTACCTGCTCGAGCGGCTGGGCCACGAGGTCCGGTCGGCCACCGACGGGCACGAAGCGCTCGCGCTCGCGCGCGCGTTCCAACCGGAAGTGGCGATACTCGATCTCGGCCTGCCGGGCCTCAATGGCTACGCGCTTGCCGAGGAGTTCCGCCGCGACGCCATGCTGGCCTCGGTCGTCCTGGTCGCGCTGACCGGCTACGGCCAAGAGGTCGATCGGCAGAAGAGCCGGGCGGCCGGATTCGATTTGCACCTGCTCAAGCCCATCGCCCTGAACGACCTCGCGCCAATCCTGGAAGGCACGACACCCCGCGAAGGCCGGCGAACTTGA
- a CDS encoding YkvA family protein has protein sequence MPLLEPLRQRARRLETETFALYLAARDPRTPWYAKLLVAAIVAYALSPIDLIPDFVPILGYLDDLILIPLGIAIAVRLVPPEVLADSRTRARAAAGGTRPVSRLAGAVVIALWLALAALMFSWAYEAFASAQNLPGHRPAGHTSSATSHTKNRASRFWPTPTAPLSRSSAQAQSGSKALVVEDQ, from the coding sequence ATGCCGCTGCTCGAACCCCTCCGCCAACGCGCGCGTCGTCTCGAGACGGAAACCTTCGCGCTCTACCTCGCCGCGCGCGATCCCAGAACGCCGTGGTATGCCAAGCTGCTCGTTGCGGCCATCGTGGCGTATGCCCTGAGTCCGATCGACCTGATTCCCGACTTCGTGCCGATCCTCGGCTATCTCGACGACCTCATCCTGATCCCGCTGGGCATCGCCATCGCCGTCAGACTGGTTCCGCCCGAGGTGCTGGCGGACTCCCGGACGCGGGCACGAGCGGCGGCCGGGGGCACGAGGCCGGTCAGCCGACTTGCCGGCGCCGTCGTCATCGCTCTCTGGCTGGCGCTGGCGGCACTCATGTTCTCATGGGCCTACGAGGCGTTCGCGTCCGCGCAAAACTTGCCGGGGCACCGACCGGCCGGACATACCTCTTCCGCGACGAGCCATACGAAGAACCGCGCCTCGCGCTTCTGGCCGACGCCGACGGCGCCCTTGTCGAGGTCGAGCGCCCAGGCCCAGTCGGGCTCGAAGGCGCTGGTCGTCGAGGACCAGTAG
- the merP gene encoding mercury resistance system periplasmic binding protein MerP, giving the protein MYKSLLTALLLFALVPTPTPSAAAADAPGARTVTLAVENMTCAACPITVRRALRKVPGVAAVEVDLETRTAMVTFDPAKTNVETLTRATTEAGYPSTLQP; this is encoded by the coding sequence ATGTACAAATCTCTGTTGACCGCCCTTCTGCTTTTCGCCCTCGTCCCGACTCCGACGCCGTCGGCCGCGGCGGCCGACGCGCCGGGCGCGAGGACCGTGACGCTCGCGGTCGAGAACATGACTTGCGCGGCCTGCCCGATCACGGTGCGCAGGGCGCTGCGGAAGGTGCCGGGCGTCGCCGCGGTCGAGGTCGATCTCGAGACCCGGACCGCCATGGTGACGTTCGATCCCGCGAAAACCAACGTCGAGACGCTGACCCGCGCCACGACCGAGGCCGGTTATCCCTCCACGCTCCAGCCGTGA
- a CDS encoding copper resistance protein B, with protein sequence MALGLSPAWAQYAQAPADPHAGHAMPAAPATESDRGAAADTGGGADMDMGSMQGGSPPPDARDPHAYSGGYDFGPLKLRLADEHSLGSLLVENLEIVRSDDHTSGAYDLQAWYGRTYDRAVLKAEGAVDGGELEEARTELLWGHAIAAYWDAQLGVRHDGGEGPNRGWVAFGVQGLAPYWFEVEAAGYLGDDGRSALRLDAAYELLLTQKLVLQPRIEANFYGKRDPERGLGSGLSELGAALRLRYEIRREFAPYVGIDWVRKSGETEDFARAAGEDAEDTRLVAGVRFWF encoded by the coding sequence ATGGCGCTCGGCCTTTCCCCGGCGTGGGCCCAGTACGCACAAGCGCCCGCCGACCCGCACGCGGGACACGCGATGCCGGCTGCGCCGGCGACGGAGTCGGATCGCGGCGCCGCCGCGGATACAGGCGGTGGAGCCGACATGGACATGGGATCCATGCAGGGCGGCTCGCCGCCGCCCGATGCGCGCGACCCGCACGCCTACTCCGGCGGCTACGACTTCGGTCCGCTCAAGCTGCGGCTCGCCGATGAGCACAGCCTCGGCTCGTTGCTGGTGGAAAATCTGGAGATCGTGCGCAGCGACGACCACACTTCGGGAGCGTACGACCTGCAGGCCTGGTACGGGCGCACCTACGACCGGGCCGTGCTGAAGGCCGAGGGCGCGGTCGACGGCGGCGAGCTCGAGGAGGCGCGCACGGAGCTCTTGTGGGGACACGCCATCGCCGCGTACTGGGACGCGCAGCTCGGCGTGCGCCACGACGGCGGCGAGGGGCCGAACCGCGGCTGGGTGGCGTTCGGCGTGCAGGGGCTCGCGCCCTACTGGTTCGAAGTGGAAGCGGCCGGTTACCTCGGCGACGACGGGCGCAGCGCGCTGCGGCTCGATGCGGCGTACGAGCTGCTCCTGACCCAGAAGCTGGTCCTGCAGCCGCGGATCGAGGCGAATTTCTACGGCAAACGCGACCCGGAGCGCGGCTTGGGCAGCGGCTTGTCCGAGCTCGGGGCCGCCCTGCGGCTTCGCTACGAGATCCGGCGCGAGTTCGCTCCGTACGTCGGGATCGACTGGGTGCGCAAATCCGGCGAAACCGAGGACTTCGCCCGCGCCGCCGGCGAGGACGCCGAAGACACGCGGCTCGTCGCGGGCGTGCGTTTCTGGTTCTAG
- a CDS encoding copper resistance system multicopper oxidase — MTMKRIIHQPSLILPSPPRRRFLQGLAAGGVMLGLSPWLRPSWAEPATATGTPAVLRGTEFDLTIAETPVDFTGRPRMATTINGSIPGPVLRWREGETVTLRVHNRLREATSIHWHGILLPYQMDGVPGISFKGIPAGETFTYRFKVAQTGTYWYHSHTGFQEQTGMYGAIIIDPARGADPIRADREYVVQLSDWTDEDPMRVLAKLKKQSDYYNFNQLTVGGFLREVASGGLGSALENRRMWNQMRMNPTDLADVSGYTYTYLMNGTTPAGNWTGLFRRGERVRLRFINSGAMTFFDVRIPGLKMAVVQTDGQDVEPVTVDEIRIGVAETYDVIVEPKDDRAYTIFAQSMDRTGFARGTLAPRPGMADEVPPLDTPEWLAMADMMGAMDHGAHGGMAMDHSQHAMPDGTAMGAMDHSQHAMPGMQGMDHTGHTMPAGAAMSAGPVRARHARTEYGPSVDMRVDYPRTNLDDPGIGLRNNGRRVLTYADLHTIGGPIDERGPEREIELHLTGNMERYTWSFDGLEFGRSTPVHFRYGERLRVVLVNDTMMTHPMHMHGMWNEVEGPDGRFQVRKHTISVQPAQRVTFLVTADAAGRWAWHCHLLLHMDSGMFRQVVVA, encoded by the coding sequence ATGACGATGAAGCGTATTATTCACCAGCCTTCCCTGATCCTGCCGAGCCCGCCGCGGCGGCGATTCCTCCAGGGCCTCGCCGCGGGCGGCGTGATGCTCGGGCTTTCACCCTGGCTCAGGCCGTCGTGGGCCGAGCCCGCGACTGCCACCGGGACACCCGCGGTGCTGCGCGGCACCGAGTTCGATCTCACCATCGCCGAGACGCCGGTCGATTTCACCGGACGCCCGCGCATGGCCACGACCATTAACGGTTCGATCCCGGGGCCCGTTCTGCGCTGGCGCGAAGGCGAGACGGTGACCCTGCGGGTGCACAACCGTCTGCGCGAGGCTACGTCCATTCACTGGCACGGCATTCTCCTGCCGTACCAGATGGACGGCGTGCCGGGCATCAGCTTCAAGGGCATCCCGGCGGGGGAAACGTTCACCTACCGCTTCAAGGTCGCCCAGACCGGCACCTACTGGTACCACTCGCATACGGGTTTCCAGGAGCAGACCGGGATGTACGGCGCGATCATCATCGACCCGGCGCGCGGCGCCGATCCGATCCGCGCCGATCGCGAATATGTCGTGCAGTTGTCCGACTGGACCGACGAGGACCCGATGCGCGTGCTCGCGAAGCTCAAGAAGCAGAGCGACTACTACAACTTCAACCAGCTTACGGTCGGCGGTTTCCTGCGCGAGGTGGCAAGCGGGGGTCTCGGTTCCGCTCTCGAGAACCGCAGGATGTGGAACCAGATGCGGATGAATCCGACCGATCTGGCCGACGTCTCCGGCTACACGTACACCTACCTCATGAACGGCACCACGCCCGCGGGCAACTGGACCGGGTTGTTCCGTCGCGGCGAGCGGGTGCGGTTGCGCTTCATCAACTCGGGCGCGATGACGTTCTTCGACGTCCGCATCCCCGGGCTCAAGATGGCGGTGGTGCAGACCGATGGCCAGGACGTCGAGCCGGTCACGGTGGATGAGATCCGGATCGGCGTGGCCGAGACTTACGACGTGATCGTCGAGCCCAAGGATGACCGCGCTTATACGATCTTCGCGCAGTCCATGGATCGGACGGGCTTCGCGCGCGGGACGCTCGCCCCGCGGCCTGGCATGGCGGACGAGGTTCCCCCGCTCGACACGCCCGAGTGGCTCGCCATGGCGGACATGATGGGCGCGATGGACCACGGCGCGCACGGCGGCATGGCCATGGATCACAGCCAGCACGCGATGCCCGATGGGACGGCCATGGGCGCCATGGACCACAGCCAGCACGCCATGCCTGGCATGCAGGGCATGGACCATACCGGGCACACGATGCCCGCGGGGGCTGCAATGAGCGCGGGGCCGGTGCGGGCGCGCCACGCGAGGACCGAGTACGGCCCGAGTGTCGACATGCGCGTCGACTACCCGCGGACCAATCTCGACGACCCCGGTATCGGTCTGCGCAACAACGGCCGGCGCGTGCTGACCTACGCCGATCTGCACACGATCGGCGGGCCGATCGACGAGCGCGGGCCCGAGCGCGAGATCGAGCTGCATCTCACCGGCAACATGGAGCGCTACACCTGGTCGTTCGACGGCCTGGAATTCGGCCGGTCCACGCCGGTGCATTTCCGGTACGGCGAGCGCCTGCGCGTGGTGCTCGTCAACGACACCATGATGACGCACCCCATGCACATGCACGGCATGTGGAACGAGGTCGAGGGCCCGGACGGGCGCTTCCAGGTGCGCAAGCACACCATCAGCGTGCAGCCGGCGCAGCGGGTGACCTTCCTCGTCACGGCGGACGCGGCCGGCCGCTGGGCCTGGCACTGCCACCTGCTGCTGCACATGGACTCCGGCATGTTCCGGCAGGTGGTCGTGGCCTGA